In Streptomyces sp. NBC_01707, a genomic segment contains:
- a CDS encoding OmpL47-type beta-barrel domain-containing protein, which produces MRHRSLLAQPRYRPLLLWLALLGSFLMMLGLTSTAAYGRDAGRQEAAADQVLTWTAGDPIDHYLSAPTTAVAGKATIVFENSTATGNTTSMPHTLTFSVSDPEFNNDVPLNILANPGDDQGGKHTVEVTLTPGRYFYHCTMPGHQAMQGILTVTDGGGGEDTTAPETSAKVDGDKNADGAYIGQAAVTVSATDDSSGVGTVEYAVGADGAWQPYTTPVVVDEVGTHSIRYRATDKAGNTAAEKSVDFAVAAPPTDDSTAPETSATVSGEKDAQGAYLGMATVTVTASDTGSGVNSIEYAVGADGAWQPYTAPVMVHEVGTHTVRYRATDKAGNTAAEKSVDFTVVAPPTDDKTAPETTAKVEGDKNSDNAYLTSAKVTVTATDAESGVDRIEYSLDGGPYLAYTATVIVDRVGYHTVAHRATDKAGNTSQAKQVSFTIAESGGVPAPNCPEFDERLTVIVGTVDTGVPNRITGNRCTINELIEDEKDWSSHALFLKHVDKVLDKLLADGVIDAREHKKIYRAAKQSGIGKPGQDEGYKKLFDGTAASLAKWQQVGGGKFGLNADGSITSSTTVDGMGMLWFPGRQYGDFSLKLQWRDDAPGTGNANGGVFVRFPNVHDNPEESRPEWVAIKYGHEVQILDKPDGDMYKTGSIYGFDRIGLAGAGVTPKGTWNDYEIRVVDQHYSIYRNGVLLNEFDNTGGQVFEPPRGDDPGTDGRRYSSGYIGLQVHSTSDVISYRDIRIKEL; this is translated from the coding sequence GTGAGACACCGTTCGCTCCTCGCTCAACCCCGGTACCGGCCCCTGCTGTTGTGGCTTGCGCTGCTCGGTTCGTTCCTGATGATGCTCGGGCTGACCTCCACGGCTGCATACGGCCGGGACGCCGGCCGGCAGGAAGCGGCGGCCGATCAGGTCCTCACCTGGACCGCGGGCGACCCCATCGACCACTATCTGTCGGCTCCCACGACCGCGGTGGCCGGCAAGGCGACCATCGTCTTCGAGAACAGCACGGCGACCGGCAACACGACGAGCATGCCGCACACTCTGACGTTCAGCGTCTCGGACCCGGAGTTCAACAACGACGTGCCGTTGAACATCCTGGCCAACCCGGGTGACGACCAGGGCGGCAAGCACACCGTCGAGGTCACGCTCACGCCCGGCCGCTACTTCTACCACTGCACCATGCCGGGGCATCAGGCGATGCAGGGCATTCTCACCGTGACCGACGGCGGTGGCGGCGAGGACACCACCGCACCCGAGACATCGGCGAAGGTCGACGGCGACAAGAACGCCGACGGGGCGTACATCGGGCAGGCGGCGGTCACCGTCTCGGCGACGGACGACAGTTCGGGCGTCGGCACCGTCGAGTACGCGGTCGGGGCCGACGGCGCCTGGCAGCCGTACACCACGCCGGTGGTGGTCGACGAGGTCGGCACACACAGCATCCGTTACCGCGCCACCGACAAGGCGGGCAACACCGCCGCCGAGAAGTCCGTCGACTTCGCGGTCGCCGCGCCGCCGACCGACGACAGCACGGCGCCGGAGACCTCGGCGACCGTCTCCGGTGAGAAGGACGCCCAGGGTGCGTACCTGGGTATGGCCACGGTCACCGTGACCGCGTCCGACACCGGGTCCGGTGTCAACTCCATCGAGTACGCGGTCGGGGCCGACGGCGCCTGGCAGCCGTACACCGCACCGGTGATGGTCCACGAGGTGGGGACGCACACCGTCCGTTACCGCGCCACCGACAAGGCGGGCAACACCGCTGCCGAGAAGTCCGTCGACTTCACCGTCGTCGCGCCGCCGACGGACGACAAGACGGCGCCGGAGACGACGGCGAAGGTCGAGGGCGACAAGAACTCGGACAACGCCTACCTCACCAGCGCCAAGGTGACGGTGACGGCTACCGACGCCGAGTCGGGTGTGGACAGGATCGAGTACTCGCTCGACGGCGGCCCGTACCTCGCGTACACGGCCACGGTCATCGTCGACCGCGTCGGCTACCACACCGTCGCCCACCGGGCGACGGACAAGGCGGGCAACACCTCCCAGGCGAAGCAGGTGTCGTTCACCATCGCGGAGAGCGGCGGCGTCCCCGCGCCGAACTGCCCGGAGTTCGACGAGCGGCTGACCGTCATCGTCGGCACGGTCGACACCGGCGTTCCCAACCGGATCACCGGCAACCGCTGCACGATCAATGAGCTGATCGAGGACGAGAAGGACTGGTCGTCGCACGCGCTGTTCCTCAAGCACGTCGACAAGGTCCTCGACAAGCTTCTCGCCGACGGGGTGATCGACGCCCGCGAGCACAAGAAGATCTACCGGGCGGCCAAGCAGTCGGGCATCGGCAAGCCGGGCCAGGACGAGGGGTACAAGAAGCTCTTCGACGGCACGGCGGCGTCGCTCGCCAAGTGGCAGCAGGTCGGCGGTGGCAAGTTCGGGCTCAACGCCGACGGCTCGATCACCAGCTCCACGACCGTGGACGGCATGGGGATGCTCTGGTTCCCCGGACGGCAGTACGGCGACTTCTCGCTCAAGCTCCAGTGGCGCGACGACGCCCCCGGCACGGGCAACGCCAACGGAGGTGTCTTCGTCCGCTTCCCGAACGTCCACGACAACCCGGAGGAGTCCCGCCCGGAGTGGGTCGCCATCAAGTACGGCCATGAGGTGCAGATCCTCGACAAGCCGGACGGCGACATGTACAAGACGGGTTCGATCTACGGATTCGACCGGATCGGTCTGGCCGGCGCCGGGGTCACGCCCAAGGGCACCTGGAACGACTACGAGATCCGGGTGGTGGACCAGCACTACTCGATCTACCGCAACGGTGTCCTGCTGAACGAGTTCGACAACACCGGCGGCCAGGTCTTCGAGCCGCCGCGGGGCGACGACCCGGGCACCGACGGCAGGCGGTACTCGTCCGGCTACATCGGACTCCAGGTCCACAGCACCTCGGATGTGATCTCGTACCGCGACATCCGGATCAAGGAGCTGTAA
- a CDS encoding ABC transporter permease produces the protein MSAPDLEPVTPHGEHARPPARGDRWAAFKASPYLPAVVLLFIIAAAAGLFAGSYTYAMANPTPRNIPAAVVGDLDTVHDKIFLDRLEAALDTSLVLREYATEADARTALEEQKIFGILRPENGGVGLDVASASGASVAQLLAESTLKTGEAAHVQVKVTDVKPLQRGDPRGLALFYISLAAVIIGFVGAIQLSVHAKGLTPLERIGFTVAYALLGGFVIAAVVDWVLSSVKLPFLQSWMILSLTMFTTGMVFTMFNALMGRWAMIPTWGLMVLLGNPSSGGAVSWPLLPSVLGFIGRWLPPGASVNAQHAAVYYQGHQRVLPYLVLAGWLLVSCTVFLVWRYRHPEGRNHMPEHAAAAT, from the coding sequence ATGAGCGCTCCCGACCTGGAGCCCGTCACACCGCACGGGGAACATGCCCGGCCCCCGGCCCGCGGTGACCGGTGGGCGGCGTTCAAGGCGTCCCCGTATCTGCCCGCCGTCGTACTCCTGTTCATCATCGCGGCCGCCGCCGGTCTCTTCGCAGGCTCCTACACGTACGCGATGGCCAACCCGACCCCGCGCAACATCCCGGCCGCCGTGGTCGGCGACCTCGACACCGTGCACGACAAGATCTTCCTCGACCGGTTGGAAGCCGCGCTCGACACCTCGCTGGTGCTGCGTGAGTACGCCACCGAAGCCGACGCCCGCACCGCACTGGAGGAGCAGAAGATCTTCGGCATCCTGCGGCCCGAGAACGGCGGGGTCGGCCTGGATGTCGCGAGCGCGTCCGGCGCCTCGGTCGCCCAGCTGCTCGCCGAATCCACCCTGAAGACGGGGGAAGCGGCCCATGTGCAGGTGAAGGTCACGGACGTGAAACCGTTGCAGCGGGGCGACCCGCGCGGCCTCGCCCTCTTCTACATCTCGCTCGCCGCGGTGATCATCGGATTCGTCGGCGCCATCCAGCTGAGTGTGCACGCCAAGGGGCTGACCCCCCTGGAGCGGATCGGGTTCACCGTCGCCTACGCCCTGCTCGGCGGGTTCGTGATCGCCGCCGTGGTCGACTGGGTGCTCAGCTCCGTCAAGCTGCCGTTCCTCCAGTCGTGGATGATCCTCTCCCTCACCATGTTCACCACGGGCATGGTCTTCACCATGTTCAACGCCCTGATGGGGCGCTGGGCGATGATTCCCACCTGGGGACTGATGGTGTTGCTGGGCAATCCGTCCTCAGGCGGCGCGGTGTCCTGGCCGCTGCTCCCGTCGGTCCTCGGGTTCATCGGCCGCTGGCTCCCCCCGGGCGCCTCGGTCAACGCGCAGCACGCCGCCGTCTACTACCAGGGGCACCAGCGGGTCCTCCCGTACCTGGTGCTCGCCGGGTGGCTGTTGGTCTCCTGCACCGTGTTCCTCGTGTGGCGCTACCGGCACCCGGAAGGCCGCAACCACATGCCTGAGCATGCGGCCGCGGCCACCTGA